A section of the Candidatus Cloacimonadota bacterium genome encodes:
- a CDS encoding carboxypeptidase regulatory-like domain-containing protein → SGFVKDEVFYNNGSIFPEQIVQLGTPAILRGLRVVNLTINPFQYDPVKQELRIISNIQVAVHTTGFGGENEVTRSNFQLSRAFEPLYKATVLNYDEITSREDNFQDPSYLFIHTNDTSVEDALSYLVDWKHQKGFDVSTHGVNSGTSFNTIKSYIQTAYDTWQNPPEYVCFVGDAEGSYNIPTDYSGGYGGGDHGYARLDGTDILADVYLGRLSFNSITELQTIIYKILYYEKEPYMAQTDWYEEATMVGDVSSSSGTSTRDTKIHCEEMMLQHNPNYTFHEYFSGGYSSGMTNTINSGISYMNYRGYAGMSGFGNSNIQTLNNGFMMPVATFPTCGTGTFYSGTSRSEAFIRVGTPGQPRGAIAAYGTATLSTHTCFNNIVDAGTYYGLFADRIFNMGGALTRGKLALYLSYPNQPNYVANFSQWNTLMGDPGMEVWTGVPQELVVAYEPQLGIGANTISVNVQDANGQAVENAWVTALMGNDDIFATGYTDAAGNIVLEINAQEAGNANLTVTKHNYIPHLGSFDVGQLDRFVNIFDYQIDDDNNGTSTGNNDGVINPGETIELVVGLENFGTITASGITATISSNDAYITISDATEDYGDIASGVTVFSPDDFDFSVDADVTGGMEVHLTFTIEDNLGNTWYDYLSLPVEGASLVVTDYDLPGNTNGIWEPGETTNLSLTIENPGTVAANDVYGILSLDDDWFTINTNDVQFGTVNAGGQANNTTTPFEVMAASTVLPGSQFTGEVLLYNAAGYANSTSFMITVGEATITDPLGPDAYGYYCYDDGDVNYYNVPEYNWIDTSTGTQLSLSDPGETGDTDDITNLPITFKFYGVEYNSLTVSSNGWIAPGQSGSTSFMNWQIPGPQGPSPMIAPFWDDLVTGAGSSVKYLYDSAQNYFVITWENLKNEYNTNSLETFQVILYDANYYPTSTGDSEIKFQYQEFNNIDVGSYPSNHGQYCTVGLEDHTGLRGLEYTFNNQYPLQAKPLQDEMALLFTGPPIQFNEPFLTMGGLVLNDQNGNGQADYAETINLDVMINNIGQQSATNVSAVISASDPNITITTDNANYNTIQGSASGTNITPFVFDIAEDCPNGHVVPFTINLTSDQDEWELYFTVELNAPVIDYNSIFVDDGNNNILDPGETADMYVSFENSGGADAYNLLTILSEFDPYIELNSANYTFTSLNAGTIGTAEFNITADASAPVGHMASVDWAMNGDYNFSVNGMFQVVISQVPVLMEEDFSGTFPPTDWSTSGGGNWQQGTGNNAGGITPEAEFYWSPSALATQRLITMPMNTAGSAALDLEFKHYLNDFSGGGYQIKVQTTSDGTTWNDAWSITPTGDIGPEIIDIDVATPDVGSTTFQMAFVFDGDSWDLNWWNVDDVHLEGGQGAQLGFIQGTVTLDGGSGDVEDVIVSAGNYSTSPDEFGIYIIPIPAGTYDLTAELAGYTTGEENDVVVNAGLTTTIDFILSYLQAPQNLAADVMSNDVILNWEMPTENVSRNANPIHQRSQQSRNNLTDKKSSSATENSRDLTGFKIYRNNSMIAEVNNPSTMEYLDEFLPAGDHSYFVTAVYDDVTESESSNIVDVTIVLNVPTDLQADVIDDDVELSWTAPADNRSITGYRIYRNNNEIAVTTETTYTDEDLSLGSYTYFVKAEYGPYLSDPSNEVVVELTDAMNIIIPERTALLGNHPNPFNPETEISLALKENSFVTLEIYNIKGQKIRTLLNDEMPAGIHSLIWKGEDDAGKQAASGVYFYKMKAGNILQTKKMILMK, encoded by the coding sequence GATCAGGATTTGTAAAAGATGAGGTTTTCTACAATAACGGCAGTATCTTTCCAGAGCAAATTGTCCAGCTTGGCACGCCAGCGATCTTGCGCGGCTTGCGAGTAGTTAATCTCACGATCAATCCTTTCCAGTACGATCCAGTCAAACAGGAATTACGAATAATCAGCAATATCCAGGTAGCAGTGCATACAACAGGATTTGGCGGCGAGAACGAAGTAACACGGAGTAATTTCCAACTCTCACGCGCATTTGAACCACTTTACAAAGCCACAGTTCTCAACTACGATGAGATCACAAGCCGGGAAGATAATTTTCAGGATCCCAGCTATCTGTTTATTCATACCAACGACACCTCAGTAGAAGATGCACTTTCCTATCTGGTGGACTGGAAACATCAGAAAGGCTTTGATGTATCGACGCATGGCGTGAATAGCGGCACCAGTTTCAATACGATCAAATCTTATATCCAAACCGCTTATGATACGTGGCAGAACCCTCCTGAATATGTTTGTTTTGTAGGTGATGCTGAAGGATCCTACAATATTCCGACGGATTATTCCGGCGGTTATGGTGGTGGTGATCACGGCTATGCCCGTTTGGATGGAACGGATATTCTGGCTGATGTCTACCTGGGCAGACTTTCATTCAACTCGATAACAGAATTGCAGACAATAATTTATAAAATACTGTATTATGAGAAAGAGCCTTACATGGCTCAGACAGACTGGTATGAGGAAGCTACGATGGTGGGTGACGTGAGTTCTTCATCAGGGACATCAACTCGAGATACCAAAATCCACTGTGAAGAAATGATGCTTCAACACAATCCTAACTATACCTTCCATGAATATTTCAGTGGCGGATATTCCAGTGGCATGACAAATACGATCAACAGCGGAATCAGCTACATGAACTATCGTGGTTATGCCGGTATGAGCGGTTTTGGTAATAGTAATATCCAGACATTGAACAACGGCTTCATGATGCCAGTAGCTACTTTTCCCACCTGCGGAACCGGAACTTTCTACAGTGGTACCAGCCGCAGCGAAGCTTTCATTCGCGTGGGAACACCGGGACAGCCACGAGGAGCTATCGCAGCTTATGGAACAGCTACACTTTCTACTCATACCTGTTTCAATAATATCGTCGATGCCGGGACTTATTACGGTCTTTTTGCTGATAGGATCTTCAATATGGGTGGTGCACTTACAAGAGGTAAACTTGCCCTTTATCTGAGTTATCCCAATCAGCCCAACTATGTGGCAAATTTTTCCCAATGGAATACTCTTATGGGCGATCCGGGTATGGAAGTATGGACAGGAGTACCGCAGGAATTAGTAGTAGCTTATGAACCCCAGCTTGGAATCGGGGCTAATACTATTTCCGTGAATGTCCAAGATGCAAACGGCCAGGCAGTAGAAAATGCCTGGGTAACAGCACTTATGGGCAATGATGATATCTTTGCTACTGGCTATACAGACGCAGCAGGAAATATCGTATTGGAGATCAATGCCCAGGAAGCCGGTAATGCCAATCTTACCGTAACCAAACACAATTACATTCCACATCTGGGCAGCTTCGATGTAGGTCAATTAGATAGATTTGTAAATATCTTTGATTATCAGATCGATGATGATAACAATGGAACCTCTACGGGTAATAACGATGGCGTTATCAATCCTGGTGAAACCATTGAATTGGTAGTAGGATTAGAAAATTTCGGAACAATAACTGCAAGTGGTATAACAGCAACTATCAGTAGTAATGATGCTTATATCACGATCTCAGATGCTACAGAAGATTATGGTGATATTGCTTCAGGAGTAACGGTATTCTCACCGGATGATTTTGATTTTTCCGTTGATGCAGACGTGACAGGGGGAATGGAAGTTCATCTTACCTTTACGATCGAAGATAACCTGGGCAATACCTGGTACGATTATCTTTCACTTCCAGTGGAAGGAGCCAGTCTTGTTGTAACCGATTATGATCTTCCCGGCAATACCAACGGAATCTGGGAACCGGGTGAGACCACCAACCTTTCACTTACCATTGAAAACCCCGGCACAGTTGCAGCTAATGATGTTTATGGAATCTTATCTCTGGATGATGACTGGTTCACTATCAATACCAATGATGTACAGTTTGGCACAGTAAACGCAGGTGGACAAGCCAATAATACTACTACTCCTTTTGAAGTAATGGCAGCCAGCACCGTATTACCCGGCAGCCAGTTTACGGGTGAAGTTCTGCTATATAATGCAGCAGGCTATGCCAACTCAACCAGTTTTATGATCACCGTAGGAGAAGCAACTATAACTGATCCCTTAGGTCCTGATGCTTATGGCTATTACTGCTATGACGACGGTGATGTAAATTATTACAACGTTCCCGAATACAACTGGATCGATACAAGCACAGGAACACAACTTTCACTTAGCGATCCCGGAGAGACCGGAGATACAGACGATATTACCAATCTTCCGATCACGTTCAAGTTTTACGGAGTAGAATATAACAGTTTAACCGTATCCTCGAATGGCTGGATAGCACCTGGGCAGAGTGGATCAACTTCTTTTATGAACTGGCAGATCCCGGGTCCGCAAGGTCCGTCTCCGATGATCGCACCCTTCTGGGACGATCTGGTAACAGGAGCAGGCTCATCAGTGAAATATCTTTATGACTCAGCCCAGAACTATTTTGTAATTACCTGGGAGAATTTGAAGAATGAATATAATACTAACTCTCTTGAAACCTTCCAGGTAATCCTTTACGATGCGAATTATTATCCAACTTCAACTGGCGATAGTGAGATCAAGTTCCAGTATCAGGAGTTCAATAACATCGATGTAGGCAGTTATCCATCCAATCATGGACAGTACTGCACAGTAGGACTGGAAGATCACACAGGCTTACGTGGTTTGGAATACACATTCAACAACCAATATCCACTCCAAGCCAAACCACTCCAGGATGAAATGGCTCTGCTCTTTACAGGACCACCTATTCAGTTTAACGAACCATTTTTGACAATGGGTGGACTTGTCTTGAATGATCAAAATGGAAATGGTCAGGCAGATTATGCTGAAACCATAAACCTGGATGTAATGATCAATAATATCGGTCAGCAATCAGCGACAAATGTTTCAGCGGTAATTTCTGCTTCCGATCCAAACATTACTATCACCACAGATAATGCAAATTACAATACGATTCAAGGAAGTGCTTCTGGTACGAATATTACACCATTTGTATTTGATATTGCAGAAGATTGTCCCAATGGGCACGTTGTTCCTTTTACAATAAATTTAACATCAGATCAAGATGAATGGGAGTTGTATTTTACAGTTGAATTGAATGCTCCTGTCATCGATTATAATTCAATATTCGTAGATGACGGAAATAATAATATTCTCGATCCGGGTGAAACTGCCGACATGTATGTTTCATTTGAAAACAGTGGTGGAGCTGATGCTTACAATCTTTTAACGATTTTGAGTGAATTTGATCCCTATATCGAATTGAATTCTGCCAATTATACTTTTACTTCTTTGAATGCCGGAACAATCGGGACAGCCGAATTCAATATAACAGCAGATGCTTCCGCTCCTGTTGGTCATATGGCAAGTGTTGACTGGGCAATGAACGGAGATTATAATTTTTCCGTTAATGGAATGTTCCAGGTAGTAATTTCTCAGGTTCCGGTATTGATGGAAGAAGATTTCAGCGGAACCTTCCCGCCGACGGACTGGTCTACAAGTGGCGGTGGAAATTGGCAGCAGGGAACTGGTAATAATGCTGGTGGAATTACACCTGAAGCGGAATTCTACTGGAGTCCGTCTGCATTGGCTACTCAGCGGCTTATCACAATGCCAATGAACACAGCCGGTAGTGCAGCGCTTGATTTGGAATTTAAACACTATCTGAATGATTTCAGTGGTGGTGGATATCAGATAAAAGTTCAAACTACCAGTGATGGAACAACCTGGAATGATGCCTGGTCGATAACTCCAACTGGTGATATTGGACCGGAAATTATTGATATAGATGTTGCAACTCCGGATGTGGGTTCCACAACTTTCCAAATGGCATTTGTTTTCGATGGAGATTCCTGGGATCTTAACTGGTGGAATGTCGACGATGTTCATTTGGAAGGCGGTCAGGGAGCGCAACTTGGATTTATTCAGGGAACTGTAACTTTGGATGGTGGAAGTGGAGACGTGGAAGATGTAATAGTTTCAGCCGGAAATTATAGTACTTCTCCCGATGAATTTGGAATTTACATTATTCCAATTCCTGCAGGAACTTACGATCTGACAGCTGAACTTGCAGGATATACAACTGGTGAAGAAAATGATGTTGTAGTAAATGCAGGACTTACAACTACAATCGATTTCATACTTTCCTACTTGCAGGCTCCGCAAAATCTGGCAGCCGATGTGATGAGTAATGATGTGATCTTAAACTGGGAAATGCCGACTGAAAATGTAAGTAGAAATGCAAATCCAATTCATCAAAGATCGCAACAAAGTAGAAACAATCTTACAGATAAAAAATCTTCATCTGCAACTGAAAATTCCAGAGATTTAACAGGATTCAAGATTTATAGAAATAATTCCATGATAGCAGAAGTTAACAATCCAAGTACAATGGAGTATCTGGATGAATTCCTGCCAGCAGGAGATCATTCCTATTTCGTAACCGCAGTTTACGACGACGTTACAGAATCTGAGTCTTCCAATATTGTGGATGTGACGATAGTATTAAATGTGCCAACTGATCTGCAGGCAGATGTAATTGATGATGATGTAGAATTAAGTTGGACTGCTCCGGCGGATAATAGAAGCATTACAGGATATCGAATTTACCGAAACAACAATGAAATCGCTGTGACGACTGAAACTACTTACACAGACGAAGATTTAAGCTTGGGAAGTTATACCTATTTTGTGAAAGCAGAATATGGACCTTATCTCTCCGATCCTTCCAATGAAGTGGTGGTGGAACTTACAGATGCAATGAATATTATCATTCCAGAGCGAACTGCACTTCTGGGAAATCATCCCAACCCCTTCAATCCTGAAACAGAAATTTCTCTGGCTTTAAAAGAAAATAGTTTTGTTACTTTGGAAATCTACAACATCAAAGGTCAGAAGATCAGAACTTTACTGAATGATGAGATGCCAGCCGGAATTCATTCTTTAATTTGGAAAGGTGAAGATGATGCCGGCAAACAGGCAGCCAGCGGGGTTTATTTCTATAAGATGAAAGCAGGTAATATCTTACAGACTAAAAAAATGATCCTCATGAAATAG
- a CDS encoding aminopeptidase produces MDHRILKHAEVLINYSLAMQKNETLMINADITSLPLAKACYKYALEAGAHPKLRIGWGDITELLLKEADDDQLKFTHEFDITAVKTFDAFLTLMGNENTRSLSNINPSRIQMFSRGRQELQKLYSARLASGKMRWCGTMFPTQANAQEANMSLSEFEDFVYSACKLDEADPVAAWKIVEEKQQKICDFLNRKTELRIVAQDTDISMKIADRNWVNCCGKVNFPDGEVFTGPLEFSVEGHIRFSYPAIFQNREIEDVRIWFEKGKAIRATAAKGEEFLNKVLDTDEGSRFVGEVAIGTNYGIKNFVKHMLFDEKIGGTVHMALGRSIPESKGINQSVIHWDMLCNMRNGGRIFADDELFYEDGKFLI; encoded by the coding sequence ATGGATCATCGTATTTTGAAACATGCCGAAGTTTTGATAAATTATTCGTTAGCTATGCAGAAGAATGAAACTTTGATGATAAATGCCGACATCACTTCCCTGCCTTTGGCAAAAGCTTGTTATAAATATGCTTTGGAAGCTGGAGCTCATCCCAAGCTTCGCATCGGTTGGGGAGATATCACGGAACTTCTTTTGAAAGAAGCAGATGATGATCAGCTGAAATTTACTCATGAATTCGATATTACAGCTGTTAAAACTTTCGATGCTTTTCTTACTTTGATGGGAAATGAAAACACCCGTTCACTTTCCAATATTAATCCTTCCAGAATTCAGATGTTCAGCCGAGGACGACAGGAATTGCAGAAGTTGTATTCGGCAAGACTGGCTTCGGGCAAAATGCGTTGGTGTGGAACCATGTTTCCCACTCAAGCCAATGCTCAGGAAGCAAATATGTCACTTTCCGAATTTGAAGATTTTGTCTATTCTGCCTGTAAACTTGATGAAGCAGATCCAGTAGCAGCCTGGAAGATCGTGGAAGAAAAGCAGCAGAAAATCTGTGATTTTTTGAACCGGAAAACTGAACTTCGCATCGTGGCACAAGATACCGATATTTCCATGAAAATAGCAGATAGAAACTGGGTTAATTGCTGTGGAAAGGTCAATTTCCCCGATGGCGAAGTTTTTACAGGTCCTTTGGAATTCAGCGTGGAAGGCCATATCCGCTTCAGTTATCCTGCTATATTTCAAAATAGAGAGATCGAAGATGTGAGAATCTGGTTTGAAAAAGGCAAAGCAATCAGGGCAACCGCAGCCAAAGGTGAAGAATTTCTGAATAAAGTATTGGATACAGATGAAGGATCACGTTTTGTGGGAGAAGTGGCAATCGGTACAAATTACGGTATCAAAAACTTTGTAAAGCACATGCTTTTCGATGAAAAAATCGGCGGCACAGTTCACATGGCTTTGGGGCGATCAATTCCCGAATCAAAAGGAATTAATCAGTCGGTAATCCATTGGGATATGCTGTGCAATATGAGAAATGGCGGCAGGATATTTGCCGATGATGAACTGTTTTACGAGGATGGAAAATTTTTGATTTGA
- a CDS encoding TrkH family potassium uptake protein, protein MIIIYWIGKYFSAPRVFNILNTIPDIIFILVGIFVINSEQIFQFYLLGRQTYILIKRETVPQTGGKFLEKLSDNPPILVLYSFILAIFIGSLLLMLPAATVNGEETTLLGALFTSTSATCVTGLIVYDTGTHFTIFGQIIILMLIQIGGLGIMTISSAFAILLGQNLTLKSENMIQNVVGESNKLDMLSLIRNIVLVTFMFELIGVMILYLSFQNEVYSTGKAIYHAVFHSISAFCNAGFSLYSDSFMAYKSNLNVNFVITGLIIFGGIGFPVLVDIKKSLFNKFRVSRLSLHSKIVLTSTVILILIGTIAFFISEYNNEMERMNLKDRMLTSYFQSVTTRTAGFNTIDNANISKGSVFISAILMFIGASPGSTGGGIKTTALVIILVAVLSLFRGHQDVNVFKRKVSIDIIKRVMALIALSVGLLSIMIYLLLLIEPFGFEQILFEAFSAYGTVGLSMGITASLSSLGKIIIILLMYFGRVGLLTLIFALSKNIDKTHFSYTEEKIIIG, encoded by the coding sequence ATGATTATAATTTATTGGATTGGTAAATATTTTTCCGCACCCAGAGTTTTTAATATTTTAAATACTATTCCAGATATCATATTTATTTTAGTCGGGATATTCGTTATCAATTCCGAACAGATATTTCAGTTTTATCTATTGGGAAGGCAAACTTATATTTTAATTAAAAGAGAAACAGTTCCGCAAACCGGCGGAAAATTTTTGGAAAAACTTTCGGATAATCCGCCGATCTTAGTTCTCTACAGTTTTATTCTGGCTATTTTTATTGGAAGTCTTTTACTGATGCTGCCTGCCGCCACAGTAAATGGTGAAGAAACAACTTTGCTGGGAGCACTTTTCACCTCTACATCTGCCACTTGTGTTACCGGTTTGATTGTTTATGATACAGGAACCCATTTTACTATCTTCGGGCAAATAATAATTCTCATGCTGATCCAGATTGGTGGCTTGGGAATCATGACCATTTCAAGTGCCTTTGCCATTCTGCTGGGGCAGAATCTCACTTTGAAAAGTGAGAATATGATTCAAAACGTGGTAGGTGAATCTAACAAACTTGATATGCTCAGCTTGATCCGCAATATTGTACTGGTTACTTTTATGTTTGAATTGATCGGTGTTATGATTTTATATCTTTCATTTCAAAATGAAGTATACAGTACAGGAAAAGCAATTTATCATGCTGTCTTTCATTCAATTTCTGCTTTTTGTAATGCTGGTTTCAGTTTATATTCAGATAGCTTCATGGCTTACAAATCAAATTTGAATGTTAATTTTGTCATCACGGGATTGATCATTTTTGGTGGGATAGGCTTTCCTGTGTTAGTTGATATAAAAAAAAGTCTATTTAATAAATTTCGGGTATCAAGATTATCCCTGCATTCTAAAATAGTATTAACCAGTACTGTGATTCTTATTTTGATAGGAACAATCGCTTTCTTTATTTCAGAATATAATAATGAAATGGAAAGGATGAATCTTAAGGATAGAATGTTAACCTCCTATTTTCAGTCTGTTACTACCAGAACAGCCGGTTTCAATACCATAGATAATGCAAATATCAGTAAAGGCTCGGTTTTTATTTCAGCCATTTTAATGTTCATCGGTGCTTCGCCGGGCTCTACAGGCGGTGGTATCAAGACTACAGCTTTAGTTATCATCTTGGTAGCAGTGCTTTCTTTGTTTCGAGGGCATCAGGATGTAAATGTCTTTAAACGCAAAGTCTCCATTGATATCATAAAACGTGTTATGGCATTGATAGCACTTTCGGTAGGATTGCTGTCGATTATGATCTATTTATTACTGCTAATTGAACCATTTGGCTTCGAACAGATATTATTCGAAGCGTTTTCTGCTTATGGCACAGTGGGGTTATCGATGGGAATAACAGCTTCTCTTTCCAGTTTGGGAAAAATAATTATTATCCTTCTGATGTATTTTGGCAGGGTAGGATTGCTTACTCTAATTTTTGCTTTATCGAAGAATATTGATAAAACACACTTTAGTTATACTGAAGAAAAGATAATAATTGGCTAG
- a CDS encoding potassium transporter KtrB yields the protein MKLVKIHLSNRRPEISLFLGYLSYVIFGYIFLSFAFCRNINIPGIDTLFTVVSAISTTGLSTVNIGADYNFWGQLGILILIQLGGIGYMTFGSFIVLSVKRRLSQNRKSIHATAFSLPKDFSIKKFISSIVIYTFIIELIGVYFLYTAFQYDDRANVLWSSVFHSISAFCTAGFSLYPNSFESYANTPYLNIVIFCLSFLGAIGYIVMVDVWLVLKGKKSSITFTSKIILSTSIILLIFGTFSIFFDFLLHSKTVLNQSNTFLQSFFQTMTSLTTVGFNTIPINELRSSSLFIISLLMIIGASPSGTGGGIKSTTVSALFGILGSLFSKNKEYIKYNNKRDFLKKEKKNSNAFLRMFLTSKQEKIKEETKNDNDKFDSIFGEVFKIKLMNRTIPYDRVLHAVASFIFYVIILSIGFLLLLLTESFSFEELFFESASALGTVGLSMGITGGLTGIGKFITIILMFIGRIGPITFGIVLFNRDFNKSKEYEDIVI from the coding sequence ATGAAATTAGTTAAAATCCATTTGAGTAACCGAAGACCGGAAATATCATTATTTTTAGGATATCTGTCCTATGTAATTTTTGGTTATATATTTCTGTCATTTGCATTTTGCAGAAATATTAATATTCCGGGAATAGACACATTATTTACAGTAGTTTCTGCAATCTCTACTACAGGATTGAGCACTGTGAATATAGGAGCAGATTATAACTTCTGGGGTCAACTGGGAATTCTTATTTTAATACAACTCGGTGGTATCGGATATATGACTTTCGGATCATTTATTGTATTATCTGTTAAGAGAAGATTGTCACAAAATAGAAAGTCCATTCACGCAACAGCCTTTAGTTTACCAAAAGATTTCAGTATAAAGAAATTCATTTCCAGCATTGTTATCTACACTTTTATCATTGAACTGATAGGAGTTTATTTTTTATATACTGCCTTCCAATATGACGATAGAGCTAATGTACTTTGGAGTTCAGTATTTCATAGCATCTCGGCTTTTTGTACTGCTGGTTTCAGTCTTTATCCAAACAGTTTTGAATCGTATGCAAATACTCCATATCTGAATATTGTAATATTTTGTTTAAGTTTTCTTGGAGCTATCGGTTATATTGTCATGGTAGATGTATGGCTGGTTTTAAAAGGAAAAAAGAGTTCTATTACCTTTACCAGTAAAATAATTTTGAGTACTTCCATCATTTTACTCATATTTGGAACTTTTTCGATATTCTTTGATTTTCTACTACACTCTAAAACTGTTTTAAATCAATCAAACACATTTCTCCAGTCTTTTTTCCAAACGATGACCTCATTAACCACGGTTGGTTTCAACACCATTCCAATAAACGAACTTCGCTCATCATCATTATTTATAATTTCTTTATTGATGATAATCGGTGCATCTCCATCCGGTACAGGTGGAGGTATCAAATCCACAACGGTAAGTGCTTTATTTGGGATATTGGGAAGTTTATTTTCAAAAAATAAAGAATATATCAAATACAATAATAAACGAGATTTCCTGAAAAAAGAAAAGAAAAATTCTAATGCTTTTCTTAGAATGTTTTTAACTTCCAAACAGGAAAAGATAAAAGAAGAAACCAAAAATGATAATGATAAATTTGATTCTATTTTCGGAGAAGTATTTAAAATAAAACTAATGAATCGGACAATCCCTTATGATAGAGTTTTGCATGCTGTTGCATCGTTCATCTTTTATGTGATAATTCTCAGTATCGGATTTCTTTTATTATTGCTAACGGAAAGCTTTAGCTTTGAAGAACTTTTCTTTGAGTCTGCTTCCGCTCTGGGAACAGTTGGCTTAAGTATGGGCATTACCGGCGGTTTAACCGGGATTGGAAAATTCATCACAATCATTTTGATGTTTATTGGCCGTATCGGACCGATTACTTTTGGAATTGTACTATTCAATCGAGATTTCAACAAATCAAAAGAATATGAAGATATCGTAATTTAG
- a CDS encoding TPM domain-containing protein, with protein MKKIISLLILILVISQLTALKVPSLKGRINDYAGILNSQEERNLESYLTQFENRSSIQIAVLTIKSLEGENLESYSIKVADEWKIGQPGEDNGVILLVAIQEKKLRIEVGYGLEGYLTDAKSGYIIRNYITPYFKKGEFYNGVAAGVQAITGVLTDELKITDQQIAQSEKEENGRAQIPFGLLIFLFMIFFGGFGRRRRGGLFTALFLGSVLGGGRGRSGGGGFGGFSGGGGGFGGGGASGGW; from the coding sequence ATGAAAAAAATCATATCTTTATTAATCTTGATCCTCGTTATTTCTCAGTTGACTGCTCTTAAGGTTCCATCCTTGAAAGGTAGAATTAATGATTATGCCGGCATCTTGAACAGTCAGGAAGAACGTAACCTGGAAAGTTATCTGACTCAGTTTGAAAATAGATCATCTATTCAGATTGCTGTTCTTACTATCAAATCTTTGGAAGGTGAAAATCTGGAAAGTTATTCCATTAAAGTTGCTGATGAATGGAAGATCGGACAGCCAGGTGAGGATAACGGTGTAATATTGTTGGTTGCCATCCAGGAAAAGAAGCTGCGCATCGAAGTTGGCTACGGTTTGGAAGGTTATCTCACCGATGCTAAAAGCGGATATATAATTCGAAATTACATTACACCTTACTTCAAAAAAGGAGAATTTTATAACGGCGTTGCAGCCGGTGTTCAGGCAATTACTGGTGTTTTGACCGATGAACTGAAGATCACCGATCAGCAGATAGCTCAATCTGAAAAAGAAGAAAACGGACGTGCTCAGATTCCCTTTGGACTGCTTATTTTTCTATTCATGATCTTCTTTGGTGGTTTCGGTCGCAGACGTCGCGGCGGATTATTCACAGCGCTTTTCCTGGGAAGCGTACTGGGTGGAGGTCGCGGACGCAGCGGTGGCGGTGGATTTGGCGGTTTTTCAGGTGGCGGAGGCGGCTTCGGTGGAGGTGGTGCTTCCGGCGGCTGGTAA
- a CDS encoding TPM domain-containing protein, with the protein MPKFKLNEKDKQKISEAVKKAESTTSGEIATAFIRESYDYAIYELIFAVITGFVYFVVMLLFVPQIKAWLQSMFWDYSSAHLVAFYGFSTFVAGTIFYFLANISSIDRLIVPNKKLHKKVYERALLHFMESGISYTRDRTGILIFISLLERRVVLLADSGINAKIEQSRWQNIVDHIINGIKSGNFTDNLVKSILDCGQILTEHFPIKADDKNELANDIEELKS; encoded by the coding sequence ATGCCAAAATTCAAATTGAATGAAAAAGATAAACAAAAAATTTCGGAAGCAGTGAAGAAAGCAGAAAGTACAACTTCCGGTGAAATTGCCACAGCATTCATCAGGGAAAGCTATGATTATGCCATTTACGAACTGATCTTTGCTGTTATCACCGGATTTGTCTATTTCGTGGTGATGCTGCTTTTTGTGCCGCAAATCAAAGCCTGGCTGCAGAGCATGTTCTGGGATTATTCCAGCGCACATCTGGTCGCTTTTTACGGTTTTTCCACTTTTGTAGCAGGAACTATTTTCTATTTCCTGGCAAATATTTCATCCATCGATCGCCTTATTGTTCCCAATAAAAAACTACACAAAAAAGTTTATGAAAGAGCACTTCTGCACTTCATGGAATCAGGAATTTCCTACACACGAGATCGTACCGGCATCCTCATTTTCATCTCGCTTCTGGAACGCAGAGTTGTGCTGCTGGCTGATAGTGGAATTAATGCAAAGATCGAGCAAAGCAGATGGCAAAATATTGTCGATCATATTATTAATGGTATAAAAAGTGGTAATTTCACAGATAATCTGGTGAAATCAATCTTGGATTGCGGACAAATATTAACTGAACACTTCCCCATAAAAGCAGATGATAAGAACGAGCTTGCCAACGATATCGAGGAGCTGAAATCATGA